The Bacillota bacterium genome has a window encoding:
- the scfA gene encoding six-cysteine peptide SCIFF, whose product MKHIKTINTSTLKNTIKNGGCGECQTSCQSACKTSCTVGNQRCEKN is encoded by the coding sequence ATGAAACATATAAAAACAATAAACACTTCTACTCTGAAGAATACGATTAAAAACGGAGGTTGTGGTGAATGTCAGACATCCTGCCAGTCTGCATGCAAAACATCATGTACTGTAGGGAATCAGAGGTGTGAAAAGAATTAG
- a CDS encoding TIGR04086 family membrane protein, producing MVRQTSQNVKSPNVKNLSLFALLKGVIFAYIITIPFFIAFALILTYTNFPEKYISSAVMVTTIASILFAGSASAKSLKSRGWLNGGFVGLFYMLILYFLSSFVFRNFLVDRYVLTMVLIGVLAGAIGGILGVNFGTRSKSRKWKRK from the coding sequence ATGGTTAGACAGACATCTCAAAATGTAAAGAGTCCGAATGTAAAGAATTTAAGTCTTTTTGCTTTATTGAAAGGAGTTATTTTTGCTTATATAATAACAATTCCTTTCTTTATTGCTTTTGCACTGATATTAACTTATACAAATTTCCCTGAAAAATACATCTCTTCTGCAGTTATGGTCACTACAATAGCGAGTATACTCTTTGCCGGATCAGCATCAGCAAAAAGCTTAAAAAGCAGGGGCTGGCTTAATGGAGGTTTTGTTGGATTATTTTATATGTTAATATTATATTTTTTAAGTAGCTTTGTATTTAGGAATTTTCTTGTAGATAGGTATGTTTTAACAATGGTTCTAATAGGAGTATTAGCTGGAGCAATTGGTGGAATTTTAGGGGTAAATTTTGGGACAAGGTCAAAGTCGAGGAAATGGAAACGCAAATAA